In Zingiber officinale cultivar Zhangliang chromosome 8B, Zo_v1.1, whole genome shotgun sequence, a single genomic region encodes these proteins:
- the LOC122016187 gene encoding uncharacterized protein LOC122016187, with protein MHLLAGQEQEPRRISTQRGAHNSPQLLDGPSSPPPPPPLKETESHLIQIHTHSLVRNDPEIIPCVNMTRAFLSLRSSPVPQLQKHSSNPLSAIATPPHASCPSSYLSAFIYIYLENSIHSAVDPLLLWLICSSFREMELREIGFTLPPGFRFHPNDHELVCHYLSRKVSDQERTMVEVDLHVQEPWELPDAAKLGADEWYFFSFRDRKYATGSRTNRATKSGYWKATGKDRAVSDPATGAAVGMRKTLVFYRGRAPNGAKTNWVMHEFRLETPRSAPKEDWVLCRVFEKRKGERDQGGESATEGTPTSSRWGEEEWLGLLLEWGTMENGARAGEGGILTV; from the exons ATGCATCTCCTCGCAGGGCAAGAACAAGAACCAAGAAGAATCAGTACGCAACGCGGCGCCCATAATTCTCCTCAATTATTGGACGGGCCatcgtctcctcctcctcctcctcctctcaagGAAACCGAGTCCCACCTCATCCAAATCCACACTCATTCCCTCGTACGCAACGACCCTGAAATCATTCCCTGTGTAAACATGACACGAGCTTTCTTGTCGCTGCGGTCTTCTCCAGTTCCCCAGCTCCAGAAGCATTCATCAAATCCCTTATCTGCGATTGCGACGCCTCCACACGCTTCCTGCCCATCATCATACCTCtctgcctttatatatatatatctcgagAATTCAATTCACTCAGCTGTAGATCCCCTGCTCCTTTGGTTGATTTGCAGTAGCTTTCGAGAAATGGAGCTGAGAGAGATCGGGTTCACTCTGCCGCCGGGGTTCAGGTTCCACCCGAACGACCACGAGCTGGTGTGCCACTACCTCTCCAGGAAGGTCAGCGACCAGGAAAGGACCATGGTGGAGGTCGACCTGCACGTTCAAGAACCGTGGGAACTCCCAG ATGCGGCTAAGCTGGGCGCCGACGAGTGGTACTTCTTCAGCTTCCGCGACCGCAAGTACGCGACCGGATCGCGAACGAACCGCGCGACCAAGTCGGGCTACTGGAAAGCCACCGGGAAGGACCGAGCGGTCAGCGACCCGGCGACGGGCGCCGCGGTGGGGATGAGGAAGACGCTGGTGTTCTACAGAGGAAGAGCCCCCAACGGGGCGAAGACGAATTGGGTGATGCATGAATTCAGACTGGAGACGCCTCGATCTGCACCAAAG GAGGACTGGGTCCTGTGCAGAGTTTTCGAGAAGAGGAAAGGGGAAAGAGATCAAGGAGGGGAGTCGGCCACGGAGGGAACGCCGACGAGCTCGAGGTGGGGGGAGGAGGAGTGGCTTGGATTGCTGTTGGAGTGGGGGACGATGGAGAACGGAGCTCGAGCTGGGGAAGGAGGAATTCTGACTGTGTAA